One genomic segment of Paenibacillus durus includes these proteins:
- a CDS encoding ExeA family protein translates to MFESFYELHRAPFSRDLAVDELYASASQEEMLGRLAYVAERQWFAVLTGDCGTGKTTTIRRLAKELDEARFKLLYLSDSKLTPRHFYKGLLEQLGCESKFYRGDAKRQLHREIELMRGIHRLQPVVVVDEAHLLDREMLEELRFLLNLKMDSQSPMALILVGQSELWDRLGLQAYAAIRQRIDMQCYLPHMDRAEVGAYMKRHLSAAGAEHELFTEAAMDEIYRFSSGAARLVNKLCTHALIYGAQNKHRIVDDHMVKRVIQGELS, encoded by the coding sequence ATGTTTGAGTCCTTCTACGAGTTGCACCGTGCTCCGTTCTCCAGAGATCTTGCGGTAGACGAGTTATATGCGTCTGCGTCGCAGGAAGAAATGCTCGGGCGTCTGGCCTATGTCGCGGAACGCCAGTGGTTTGCCGTGCTCACAGGGGACTGCGGGACCGGGAAAACGACTACGATCCGGCGGTTAGCCAAGGAACTGGACGAGGCGCGCTTTAAGCTACTCTACCTGTCCGATTCGAAACTGACCCCGCGCCACTTCTACAAAGGGCTGCTGGAGCAGCTCGGCTGTGAGTCGAAATTTTACCGGGGGGATGCAAAACGGCAGTTACACCGGGAGATTGAACTCATGCGTGGGATTCACCGGCTACAGCCCGTGGTCGTGGTCGATGAAGCCCATCTGCTGGACCGGGAGATGCTGGAGGAACTGCGATTTCTACTAAATCTGAAAATGGATTCACAGAGTCCGATGGCCCTGATTCTGGTGGGGCAAAGCGAACTGTGGGACCGGCTGGGGCTGCAAGCCTATGCGGCGATCCGCCAGCGAATTGATATGCAGTGTTATCTTCCGCATATGGACCGGGCGGAAGTGGGGGCCTATATGAAGAGGCATCTGAGTGCAGCAGGTGCCGAGCATGAACTGTTTACGGAGGCGGCGATGGATGAAATCTACCGTTTTTCCAGCGGAGCCGCCCGGCTGGTGAACAAGCTCTGTACCCACGCGTTGATCTACGGCGCACAGAACAAGCACCGGATTGTGGACGACCATATGGTAAAGCGCGTGATCCAGGGAGAATTGTCATGA
- a CDS encoding DDE-type integrase/transposase/recombinase, whose protein sequence is MKDQKKAEALAAERMQLLAPLLAEGLDPAKAREMKAQICKQTGLSERTLRRYLASYRSEGFTGLKPKGKGRQPSEEILPTAVLEQAILLRREVPGRSVAQLIQILEWEGRISPGQIKRSTLQERLTACGYSSRHLRMYAESGVAARRFQQRHRNQLWQSDLKYGPYLPLGESGTMKQVYLVVFIDDATRFILHGEFVPVMDQRLVESAFRQAIQKYGVPEAVYFDNGKQYRTQAMTRICSKLGTRLLYAKPYSPESKGKVERFNQIVDSFLSEVALEKPKTLEQLNERFEVWLSECYQHKPHSALPDKQSPETAFRSDKKALRFMDPDTLADAFLHSEKRKVDKSGCISFMNRKYEVGLTVIGCTVEVVYDPADPTELTIEYEGRAPWRVREMEIGQRAGTRPALPEHLGASMTDTSRLLEAAEQRHQQRKQREAPAVTYRRVQAEDGHV, encoded by the coding sequence ATGAAAGACCAAAAGAAAGCCGAAGCCCTCGCCGCAGAGCGGATGCAGCTTCTCGCTCCCCTGCTTGCCGAAGGGCTGGACCCGGCCAAAGCCCGGGAGATGAAAGCGCAGATTTGTAAGCAAACCGGACTCTCCGAACGTACCTTGCGCCGGTATTTGGCGAGTTACCGGAGCGAAGGATTTACCGGCCTGAAGCCCAAAGGCAAAGGGCGGCAGCCCTCCGAAGAGATTCTTCCTACCGCCGTGCTCGAGCAAGCGATTCTCTTGCGCCGGGAGGTCCCCGGCCGCAGCGTCGCACAGCTCATTCAGATTTTAGAATGGGAAGGGCGGATTTCGCCGGGCCAAATTAAGCGTAGTACCCTGCAGGAGAGACTGACTGCCTGTGGCTACAGCTCGCGCCATCTGCGGATGTACGCCGAATCCGGGGTTGCCGCCAGACGCTTCCAGCAGCGCCACCGGAACCAGCTGTGGCAGTCAGACCTCAAATACGGACCGTATTTGCCCCTTGGCGAAAGCGGGACGATGAAACAGGTGTATCTGGTCGTGTTCATTGACGACGCTACAAGGTTTATTCTGCATGGGGAGTTTGTGCCGGTCATGGACCAGCGGCTGGTCGAATCGGCGTTTCGCCAAGCGATCCAGAAGTATGGGGTACCAGAAGCGGTCTATTTTGACAACGGCAAGCAGTACCGTACCCAAGCCATGACCCGGATATGTTCCAAGCTCGGAACCCGGCTGCTCTATGCGAAGCCCTACTCGCCTGAATCCAAAGGCAAGGTCGAACGGTTTAACCAAATCGTCGATTCGTTTCTGAGCGAAGTCGCCTTGGAGAAGCCGAAGACACTCGAGCAGTTGAATGAGCGCTTCGAGGTATGGCTCTCGGAGTGCTACCAGCACAAGCCCCACTCCGCCCTGCCGGACAAGCAAAGCCCGGAAACGGCGTTTCGGAGTGACAAGAAAGCACTGCGGTTCATGGACCCGGATACCTTGGCGGACGCGTTCTTGCATAGTGAAAAGCGGAAGGTCGACAAGTCGGGCTGCATTAGCTTCATGAACCGAAAGTACGAAGTGGGCCTGACGGTCATTGGCTGTACGGTCGAGGTGGTTTATGACCCGGCAGACCCCACGGAACTGACGATTGAGTATGAGGGACGAGCGCCGTGGCGGGTGCGCGAGATGGAAATCGGTCAGCGGGCGGGAACCCGTCCGGCGTTGCCGGAGCACCTGGGCGCATCTATGACCGACACGTCGAGACTGCTGGAGGCGGCAGAGCAGCGACACCAGCAGCGCAAACAGCGGGAAGCACCTGCGGTGACGTACCGCAGAGTGCAGGCGGAGGATGGCCATGTTTGA